One Candidatus Atribacteria bacterium DNA window includes the following coding sequences:
- a CDS encoding PDZ domain-containing protein: protein MVYFKRYFFIIIIIALILLNLIPTSYLLIIPGQTINLSKNITVENGEKDAKGQFLLTSTAIIKANLLLYIYGILDPNIDLQNQNEEILLNMQQEEYFKVMEELMQNSQLISKVVALRKAGYSPEISGQGILINGILDSSPSKNKLLPGDVIIKMDEKQVNTLEEFSKIIRNYHLGQIIKITFIRDNSTYSTSIPLIELPSTDDEIEEIGIGIFADTKGLQCRFPLKIDINLEKIKGPSAGLMIALEILNQLTDNDLSSGLSIAGTGNLSMDGRISKVDGIKQKIVSAKKNQAEVFLVPQENYREALKFSNGVKIIPVNDFDDAIMKLIKL from the coding sequence ATGGTCTATTTTAAAAGATATTTTTTTATTATTATCATCATCGCTCTAATTTTACTTAATCTAATTCCTACTTCATATTTACTTATTATCCCCGGGCAGACTATTAATCTTAGTAAAAATATTACGGTAGAAAACGGTGAAAAAGATGCTAAAGGCCAATTCCTTCTCACTTCAACAGCTATAATAAAAGCTAATTTACTGTTATATATTTATGGAATCTTGGATCCTAATATCGATTTACAAAATCAAAACGAGGAAATATTATTGAACATGCAGCAAGAAGAATATTTTAAGGTTATGGAAGAACTAATGCAGAACAGTCAATTGATTTCCAAAGTTGTAGCTTTAAGGAAAGCAGGGTATTCTCCGGAGATATCAGGACAGGGAATATTAATTAACGGAATATTGGATAGCAGTCCATCAAAAAATAAATTATTACCGGGCGATGTGATTATAAAAATGGATGAGAAGCAGGTGAACACCTTAGAAGAATTTTCAAAAATAATAAGAAATTACCATTTAGGTCAAATTATCAAAATTACTTTTATAAGAGATAATAGTACCTATTCAACATCAATCCCTCTCATTGAGCTTCCTAGCACTGATGACGAAATAGAGGAGATAGGAATTGGGATCTTTGCTGATACCAAAGGTCTTCAATGCAGGTTTCCTTTAAAAATTGACATAAACTTGGAAAAAATAAAAGGACCTTCTGCTGGTCTGATGATTGCCTTGGAAATATTGAATCAATTGACCGATAATGATCTTAGCAGTGGTTTATCGATCGCTGGAACCGGTAATTTAAGTATGGATGGGAGAATAAGCAAAGTAGATGGAATTAAACAAAAAATAGTATCAGCAAAAAAAAATCAAGCCGAGGTATTTTTGGTGCCTCAGGAAAATTATAGAGAAGCTCTTAAATTTAGTAATGGTGTTAAAATCATTCCGGTCAATGATTTTGATGATGCAATAATGAAGCTAATAAAATTATAA
- a CDS encoding nucleotidyltransferase has protein sequence MFVKSRNLMKILGIITEYNPFHNGHLYHLLKAKEITKADYVIAVMSGNFLQRGEPAIINKWARAKIALNAGVDLVIELPFVFSTQDANGFAFGAVKLLDSLQIIDYLCFGCETNNLNTLYSISNFLNDEPKKYKELILYYSKSGNEFPKSRSQALCEYHRIFGIEGLEKISPLNLSKLLKYPNNILALEYIKHLLNLKSKIKPIAIKRMGASYHQKNIKGNISSATSIRSEILNILTYSKNDLFALNDKIKSTIPSSGFQILEKELRESEGPITLESFYQYILATLRRMSIEDISLIQGITEGLENRLKKVSLTSFTVEQLINSIKTRRYTRTKIQRIILHLMMNLSKKDITMFNECGPLYTRILGFSKKGKTLLRAIKKNSSTPLISKLSNYLKQANMEENSYLRNRLEKMLNYDILSTDIYVLGNKKAEARVARLDFTHKIEIKKD, from the coding sequence ATATTCGTTAAATCGAGAAATCTTATGAAAATTTTGGGAATAATTACCGAATATAATCCTTTTCACAATGGCCATCTTTACCATCTTTTGAAAGCAAAAGAAATCACTAAAGCAGATTATGTAATTGCAGTCATGAGTGGAAATTTCCTACAGAGAGGTGAGCCGGCAATTATTAATAAATGGGCTCGAGCAAAGATAGCTTTGAATGCAGGCGTTGACCTGGTTATTGAACTCCCTTTTGTTTTTTCTACTCAGGACGCAAACGGATTCGCCTTTGGAGCAGTAAAATTACTGGATTCGCTCCAGATCATAGACTATTTATGCTTCGGGTGCGAAACTAATAACCTTAATACCCTTTACTCTATAAGCAATTTTCTAAATGATGAACCAAAAAAGTATAAAGAATTAATACTATATTATAGTAAAAGCGGAAATGAATTCCCCAAATCAAGAAGCCAAGCCTTATGTGAATATCATAGAATTTTTGGAATAGAGGGCTTAGAAAAAATCTCTCCTTTAAATTTAAGCAAATTATTGAAATACCCCAATAACATTTTAGCCCTGGAATATATAAAACACCTATTAAATTTAAAATCTAAGATCAAACCAATAGCTATAAAAAGAATGGGAGCAAGTTATCATCAAAAAAATATTAAAGGTAATATTTCGAGCGCTACCTCTATTAGATCTGAAATATTAAATATTTTAACTTACTCCAAAAATGACCTTTTTGCGCTAAACGATAAGATAAAATCAACCATCCCTTCCTCAGGATTTCAGATATTAGAAAAGGAATTAAGGGAAAGCGAGGGTCCTATTACCCTTGAATCTTTTTATCAATATATTTTAGCTACACTGAGAAGAATGTCTATAGAAGATATTTCTCTAATTCAAGGAATTACCGAGGGATTGGAAAATAGATTAAAGAAAGTGTCTTTAACCTCTTTTACTGTTGAACAATTAATTAACTCAATTAAAACCAGAAGATATACTCGAACTAAAATTCAACGTATAATTTTACATTTAATGATGAACCTTTCTAAAAAAGATATCACTATGTTTAATGAGTGTGGACCCTTATACACGAGGATTTTGGGGTTCTCTAAAAAAGGGAAAACACTATTAAGGGCAATTAAAAAAAATTCCTCTACACCTTTAATTAGTAAATTATCAAATTACTTAAAGCAAGCAAATATGGAAGAAAATAGCTACCTTCGTAATAGATTGGAAAAGATGTTAAACTATGATATCCTATCAACTGATATCTATGTTCTTGGCAATAAAAAAGCAGAAGCCAGGGTAGCCAGGCTTGATTTTACCCACAAAATAGAAATTAAAAAAGATTGA